The Brassica oleracea var. oleracea cultivar TO1000 chromosome C6, BOL, whole genome shotgun sequence genomic interval TGCTGCAGATTTGACAACGACCGAGATACGGACAAGGCTGTCTGTTACCAGAGCGATTGTGCTGCCTTTGATTGGAATCATTCCAGTTGCTTTGTTGATTGATGTTGTTGTACTGCTTCGAGTTGTTGTGGCGTGGAGTGTTCCGAGAGTTGTTGTTGTTGGTGTTGTACGCCACATTAGCAGAGACAGGCAGATGCGATGGTGGAGCCGCAGAGAGCAACTTGATCTCATGATTCAGAAGGCGTTCGTGTAGCTCCGTCAGAGACGGTGGCGTGTCGCGACCTTCAACTTGATCAACGATCTGCTTGTACTCCTCAGGAAGTCCCTCAAGAATGAACTCAATCTGATCTTCCAGGTCAAGAGGCTTGCCAAGGATTGCAAGTTGATCAATCCGTACTGTGAAGCCTTGAAAGTACTCATCAATAGTATGAGTACCTTTTGTCCATAGCTTCATCTGGTTTCGCACCTGCTTGATATGAGCTCGACTCGGTTTGGCATATGTAGACGCCAGAGTATGCCATACTTCAGCAGTGGTTGTGGCTCTTGACACCACAGGCTGAATGGATGAAGTGATAGCTCCTAGCAAGGCGCTAAAGATAAGCTTATCTTGTCTCTTCCATGCTGTATAGTCAGGATTAACGACTATAGCTTCTTCAACATTAAGACTGGCATGGGTGTGACTTTGGATCCATCAAGGAAACCAGCGAGATCATAGCCATCTAGCAAGGCATGGATCTGAAGACTCCACATAAAGTAGTTGGTGGAAGTTAACTTGGTGACATTGAATGTGTTCACGTTGAAGAAGGTGTGCGTAGGTGTTCGGATAGTTTCACCAGTAATGTGGGAAGGGGTTTGAATTGTTTCACCGGTGGCTGCCATTGCAGACGGCGGCGTTGCTTAAGCGTAAGAGAAAAAAGTTGAAAAAGGAAAGAAAAATTAGGGTATCGATTGCTCTGATACCATATAAGATGTGAAGGATGATTATTATTAAGATGTACACTACACTTATATACAAGAATAGAAGATCCTAGAATGGAAAACTATAATTACAGAGAATCATCAATATACAAAGTATCAATGAGATATCTTCTTTACAGTATGGTGAACAACGAAATAGGTATCTCACTTTCCAACGAGTTGTTTGAAACATGTAGCTCTCGTAAGTCTGGAAGTTCGCCAATCCATCTTGGAATAACGCCCATGAGATTGTTGTTTGAAATGTCAAGCCGTTTCAAGCTTTTCATGTCCGGCAGACGTTCTCCAATCTTTCCAGTAAACATATTGTTTTCCATGGAAAGATCCCATATAACAGTAAAGTTGGCGGATTCTTGAAACACCTCTCCACTTAGTTTGTTATGTGACAATGTTAAGGAATATATGGAATAACAACCCATTACAAAGCTTCTTGGTAGTTCCCCGTTGAAGCTGTTGTGAGATATATCCAGATAACTAATACTTTTCATGTTACCCATAGAAGATGGCAGATTTCCTTGAAAACCATTATTAGCTAGTTTCATATACTCTAAATGAGGAAGTACCCATCCAATGTTCTCCGGAAGAAAATGATTGAAGTTATTAACTGATACATCCAGAAGACGCA includes:
- the LOC106300713 gene encoding LRR receptor-like serine/threonine-protein kinase FLS2 isoform X3 yields the protein MVGSFPVDELKYLTNLELLDLRINRFNGSTPVQEVSALRKLNALDLSDNEFSSSTELQGICKMKNMQELDLSGNKLVVNNFNHFLPENIGWVLPHLEYMKLANNGFQGNLPSSMGNMKSISYLDISHNSFNGELPRSFVMGCYSIYSLTLSHNKLSGEVFQESANFTVIWDLSMENNMFTGKIGERLPDMKSLKRLDISNNNLMGVIPRWIGELPDLRELHVSNNSLESEIPISLFTIL
- the LOC106300713 gene encoding leucine-rich repeat receptor protein kinase EMS1-like isoform X1, with amino-acid sequence MGSQGYKSLRRLRNLEIVDLSENAFTNSIFPFLSAATSLKSLFLGNNRMVGSFPVDELKYLTNLELLDLRINRFNGSTPVQEVSALRKLNALDLSDNEFSSSTELQGICKMKNMQELDLSGNKLVVNNFNHFLPENIGWVLPHLEYMKLANNGFQGNLPSSMGNMKSISYLDISHNSFNGELPRSFVMGCYSIYSLTLSHNKLSGEVFQESANFTVIWDLSMENNMFTGKIGERLPDMKSLKRLDISNNNLMGVIPRWIGELPDLRELHVSNNSLESEIPISLFTIL